In one Candidatus Bathyarchaeia archaeon genomic region, the following are encoded:
- a CDS encoding transcriptional regulator has protein sequence MVSKDQVIGALIFLLCLAIAVGYFVLVVFPRPIAGFLGWNESDVRFWAIAIVVLIAFLAVMLIGAWIGWTMATTPPPKPIEEIEKTLEEKEEAKEEKQQ, from the coding sequence ATGGTGAGTAAGGATCAAGTTATAGGCGCGTTAATATTTCTCTTATGCCTCGCTATAGCGGTGGGATATTTCGTACTCGTTGTTTTCCCTCGACCTATAGCTGGATTTTTAGGGTGGAATGAGAGTGATGTGCGTTTTTGGGCGATCGCCATAGTTGTACTTATAGCATTTCTGGCAGTGATGCTTATTGGGGCATGGATAGGGTGGACTATGGCAACAACTCCGCCTCCTAAACCTATTGAAGAAATAGAGAAAACATTAGAGGAGAAAGAGGAGGCAAAAGAGGAAAAGCAACAATAA